A single genomic interval of Thermococcus sp. harbors:
- a CDS encoding DMT family transporter: MNRSELVLLAITAMWGLTFPAMKVSLDYIPPILFLAYRFGIASLLMLTIFRSRVLRRETLYEGFLLGLTLFFGHGFQIVGLKYTTASNSAFITSLYVVFTPFIAYFLLGERIKARDILSLGIALTGLYLISGAGRTVSYGDFLTALCAVSFAFQIVLVQKFGEKDYLSLAFWQIFWNFLFSLVFALLFEPKVFPREILPWLGLIYTAIFGTVIAFTLQVKYQKHTTAYKAALIYSMEPIFGSLSAFILLGERFTKRALAGAFLIMAGVWNEIRKN, from the coding sequence ATGAACCGTTCAGAGCTCGTGCTTCTAGCCATAACAGCCATGTGGGGGCTAACTTTTCCGGCAATGAAGGTTAGTCTGGACTATATCCCCCCAATACTCTTCCTTGCCTACCGTTTTGGCATTGCCTCGCTCCTTATGTTGACAATCTTTCGCTCAAGGGTCCTCAGAAGGGAAACTCTCTACGAGGGCTTTCTGCTAGGTTTAACGCTCTTCTTCGGCCACGGCTTCCAGATTGTTGGCTTAAAGTACACAACAGCCTCAAATTCCGCCTTCATAACCTCCCTCTACGTCGTCTTCACGCCGTTCATAGCATACTTCCTTTTAGGAGAGCGGATTAAGGCCAGAGATATTCTCTCGCTGGGCATAGCACTCACTGGCCTTTACCTGATTTCGGGAGCCGGGAGGACGGTAAGCTACGGTGACTTTTTAACGGCCCTCTGTGCGGTCAGCTTTGCCTTTCAGATAGTTCTAGTTCAGAAGTTTGGAGAAAAAGACTACCTCAGCCTGGCCTTCTGGCAGATTTTCTGGAACTTCCTCTTCTCGTTGGTATTTGCGCTCCTCTTCGAGCCGAAGGTTTTTCCAAGGGAAATCCTCCCCTGGCTCGGGCTCATTTACACGGCAATCTTTGGGACAGTGATAGCGTTTACCCTTCAGGTGAAGTACCAGAAGCACACGACCGCTTACAAGGCCGCTCTGATATACTCAATGGAGCCCATATTCGGCTCGCTCTCGGCCTTTATACTCTTGGGCGAGAGGTTTACAAAGAGGGCCCTCGCCGGAGCGTTTCTCATAATGGCAGGTGTCTGGAACGAGATAAGAAAAAACTAA